The following proteins are encoded in a genomic region of Salminus brasiliensis chromosome 17, fSalBra1.hap2, whole genome shotgun sequence:
- the fgf4 gene encoding fibroblast growth factor 4 has translation MSVRAAPPLPVLLLLLLGLTAGWARGAPLVSAQRRWETLYSRSVARVPGGEKREAARDSEYLTGIKRLRRLYCNVGIGFHLQVLPDGTITGVHNENRYSLLEISPVERGVVTLFGVRSELFVAMNSKGKLYGSVQFTNECKFREKLLANNYNAYESVAYPGMYIGLSKTGRTKKGNRVTTAMTVTHFLPRI, from the exons ATGAGTGTGCGCGCGGCGCCGCCGCTCcccgtgctgctgctgctgctgctcgggTTGACGGCGGGCTGGGCGCGCGGCGCTCCGCTCGTGAGCGCGCAGCGCCGCTGGGAGACCCTCTACTCGCGCTCTGTGGCGCGCGTGCCGGGCGGCGAGAAGCGCGAGGCGGCCCGGGACAGCGAGTACCTGACCGGCATCAAGCGCCTGCGACGCCTTTACTGCAACGTTGGCATCGGCTTCCACCTGCAAGTGCTGCCGGACGGCACCATCACCGGCGTGCACAACGAGAACAGATACA GTCTTCTGGAGATATCTCCGGTGGAGAGGGGAGTTGTGACACTGTTCGGCGTCCGGAGCGAGCTATTCGTGGCCATGAACAGCAAGGGGAAGCTCTATGGATCT GTGCAGTTTACCAATGAATGCAAGTTCAGAGAAAAGCTTCTGGCCAACAACTACAATGCCTATGAATCCGTGGCCTACCCGGGCATGTACATTGGACTAAGCAAGACTGGGCGCACGAAAAAAGGAAACCGAGTGACTACGGCTATGACGGTGACACATTTCTTGCCGAGAATCTGA
- the fgf3 gene encoding fibroblast growth factor 3, with protein MVLIELLLLLSVLGHAEPRRRRDAAARGGVYEHLGGAPRRRKLYCATKYHLQIHPNGKIDGSLEEDNPLSILEITAVDVGVVAIKGLFSGRYLAMNEKGRLYASEVYNKECEFVERIHELGYNTYASRHHSTTQPPGTGGNKRRAQAKKPWFVSINGKGRPRRGFKTRGTDKASLFLPRVLGNKDHEMVRSLLEGQQHRAGHRRVRVGRAERRKRRHKGTKGQGSHGSHGGHGGHGGPGGPGGHGMKDDT; from the exons ATGGTGCTGATcgagctgctgttgttgttgagcGTGCTGGGGCACGCGGAGCCGCGCAGGCGGCGGGACGCGGCGGCGCGCGGAGGGGTCTACGAGCACCTGGGGGGAGCGCCGCGCCGCAGGAAACTCTACTGCGCCACCAAATACCACCTCCAGATCCACCCCAACGGCAAGATAGACGGGTCGCTCGAGGAGGACAACCCGCTGA GTATACTGGAAATCACAGCGGTGGACGTCGGAGTGGTCGCGATCAAGGGCCTGTTCTCTGGGAGATATTTAGCCATGAATGAGAAAGGTCGCCTTTACGCCTCG GAGGTCTACAATAAAGAGTGTGAGTTTGTGGAGCGGATTCACGAGCTAGGCTACAACACCTACGCCTCGCGGCACCACTCCACCACCCAGCCGCCTGGAACAGGAGGGAACAAGCGACGGGCCCAGGCCAAGAAGCCGTGGTTCGTGTCCATCAACGGCAAGGGTCGGCCCAGGAGGGGCTTTAAGACACGGGGCACGGACAAAGCCTCCCTCTTCCTGCCCCGCGTTCTGGGAAACAAGGACCATGAGATGGTGCGCAGCCTTCTCGAAGGCCAGCAGCACCGGGCAGGCCACCGGAGGGTCCGGGTGGGCCGGGCTGAACGCAGGAAGAGGAGGCACAAGGGAACCAAGGGGCAGGGGAGCCACGGAAGCCATGGAGGCCATGGAGGCCATGGAGGCCCTGGAGGCCCTGGAGGCCATGGGATGAAAGATGACACTTAA